A single Muntiacus reevesi chromosome 9, mMunRee1.1, whole genome shotgun sequence DNA region contains:
- the LOC136175937 gene encoding olfactory receptor 5M5-like has protein sequence MARGNHTTVTEFVLMGFTDCPELQLPLFVVFLVIYLITMVGNLGMILLIRMDSRLHTPMYYFLSHLAFIDLCYSSSIGPKMLQNLLVKKKTISFSGCFAQLYFSSAFATTECFLLATMAYDRYMAICNPLIYTAIMTQRVCKELAIGVYTYGFLNSVIQTVLTFQLSFCDSNIIHHFYCADPPLLAFSCSDTHSKEKQLLIFSAVNLTGSLLTVLISYICILFSIIKIQSSEGKCKAFSTCASHLTVVIIFYGTLFFMYLRQPKAGNPWKYNKVVSVFYSLIIPMLNPLIYSLRNTEVKNTLRKMLEGKES, from the coding sequence ATGGCAAGAGGCAACCATACCACAGTGACAGAATTTGTCCTCATGGGATTCACAGACTGTCCCGAGCTTCAGCTTCCTCTCTTTGTGGTGTTTCTGGTCATTTATCTCATCACCATGGTGGGAAACCTTGGCATGATCCTGCTCATCAGGATGGATTCCAggctccacacccccatgtactattTCCTCAGCCACCTGGCTTTCATTGATCTTTGTTATTCCTCTTCCATTGGACCCAAGATGCTGCAAAATTTATTGGTGAAGAAAAAAACCATCTCCTTTTCAGGCTGCTTTGCCCAACTCTACTTCTCCAGTGCTTTTGCCACCACCGAATGCTTCCTCTTGGCCacaatggcctatgaccgctacatGGCCATCTGCAATCCCTTGATTTACACAGCCATTATGACTCAGAGGGTCTGCAAGGAGTTGGCGATCGGGGTCTACACCTATGGTTTCCTAAACTCTGTGATACAGACAGTTCTGACTTTTcagttgtctttctgtgactccaATATCATCCACCATTTCTATTGTGCTGACCCTCCTCTCCTTGCCTTCTCCTGTTCTGACACCCACAGCAAAGAGAAGCAGCTCTTGATCTTCTCTGCAGTGAATCTCACTGGATCCCTCCTGACTGTCCTCATCTCCTACATTTGCAtcctcttttccattataaaaatCCAGTCTTCAGAAGGCAAGTGCAAAGCATTTTCTACCTGTGCCTCCCACCTCACTGTGGTCATCATTTTCTATGGAACACTATTTTTCATGTACCTAAGGCAACCTAAAGCAGGGAATCCATGGAAGTACAACAAAGTGGTCTCCGTGTTTTATAGTCTTATAATTCCCATGCTCAATCCCCTGATTTATAGCTTGAGGAACACAGAAGTAAAGAACACCCTGAGGAAGATGCTGGAGGGCAAGGAATCATAG